CTCTATAATATTAAATCTGGCGGGGCGTAGCGCAGCCTGGTTAGCGCGCAGCGTTCGGGACGCTGAGGCCGGAAGTTCGAATCTTCTCGCCCCGACCATTCTAATCTGCTTTTTCCCCGTTTTCTTTCTTTTTAGCCGCCTGCCAGAGTTCGTTCTGTTCGGTAAAGCTCAGTTTAGATATATCTCTGCCCGTGTTCCGGCAAAGTTCTTCCATGTGTTCAAAGCGGCTGTAAAAACGTTTGTTCGCCCCCCTGAGGGCAGACTCCAAATCTATACCCTGCCTGCGGGCATAATTGGCCAGGGTAAAAAGTATATCCCCGAATTCCTTTTCTTTTTCAGAAAGGGTAGGGGCAGAGCCGTATTCGGCTATTTCTTCTCCCAGCTTTTCCAGCACCCCTTCGTCTTCTTTCCAGTCAAAGCCCACTCTGGCCACCCGCCCCTGCACTTCCTGGCTGTAACTGAGAGCCGGCAGCTGTTTGGGTACGCCGGAAAGCATGGACTTGTCATAGCCGCGCTCAGTCTTTTTAATCTCCTCCCAGTTATGCAGAACCTCAGCCGGAGACGTAAATTTAGACTGACTGAATACATGGGGATGGCGGCGGATAAGCTTGGTATTTATAGCCTCTATCACGTCACCCATGTTAAACTCTTTGGCTTCAGCGCCGATTTCAGCATGGAAAACTATCTGGAGGAGCAAATCACCCAGCTCACCGCAAAAACGCCCTGTGTCTTCTGCGTCCAAGGCTTCCAGCACTTCATAGGTTTCTTCAAGCAGGCTGTCCCGCATGGATTTATGGGTCTGCGCCCTGTCCCAGGGACACCCCTCCGGACTGCGAAGCATATGCAGAATCTGCTGCAAACTTTCAAAACTGCGCAGGTCTTGCGGCTGTTTCATAACCTACCCCCCTAAGACTACTGGTGTGATTATACGTTTATAACCCTTGGCTTGACAAGAAAAAGCCCCGCTTTTGGGGCGGGGCTTTAAGACTCAAAAAAACAGATACGCGGCAGGTAAAAGCTTTAGTCGTTCCGCCCGAACCCCACCAGCATAAGCACAAAGTAAAGCAGCTGGCCTACCGCCTGCAGCAAAGCCGCCACGTAAGTAAGGGCGGCCGCACCCAGCACGGCTTTGACCCCGGCTGACTCTCTGACCGAAACCAGTGAGCCGCCGCTAAGCATAGCCATGGCCCGGCTGGAAGCGTTAAACTCCACCGGCAGGGTAATGAGCGAAAATATTACCGCCACCGCAAACAAAGCAACCCCCGCCCAGGCAACCGGAAGCCCGAATGATAAAGAGAAGCCGTAAAGGAACAATCCCACCAGTACCAGAATGAAACCGAACTGGCTGCCGAAACTGGCCACCGGAAAAAGGGAATTACGGACTTTCAGGGGGGCGTAAAACTCCCTGTCCTGAACCGCATGGCCTACTTCATGGGCAACAATACCTATAGAAGCCACCGAAGCGGTATTGGCTACTTCGGGAGACAGCCTGAGTACCTTGGCTCTGGGGTCATAGTGGTCTGAAAGCTTGCCCTTGGTAAGCTCCACCTGAATATTTGCCAGCCCGTGTTCGTCCAGCAGCCGTCTGGCCGCCTGAAGACCGCTGAGACCGGCCAGATTGCCCACTTTGGAATATTTTTTAAAAGAACTGCTTACCCGCCACTGGGCATACAGCATCAGCGCCAAGGGAGGCAGCATAAACAGCAGATACAAAAACATGATATGCTCCTTAGGTTACATAAATATATTATATTTTAACAGAAATATCCCCGCCGATAAAGGCGGTGTGCCTGCGGTTGCATTTGGATTGCATATTTGCTATATTCCATAGGTACATTTTATTGGAGGTAGACTCACTTGCCTAACACAAAATCTGCGGAAAAAGCTTTGCGCGTAGCAGATGCCAACCGTCAGGAGAACCGCCGGGCCAAGAGCCAGGTAAAGACCAGCCTGACCAAGGTCAAGAAACTGGTTGACGCCGGTTCGCTAACCGAAGCTGAAGCCGCTGCTGTGTCCGCTCAGAGCACTTTAGATAAGGCTGCCGAAAAGGGCATTCTTCACCCTAAAAACGCCGCCCGCCGCAAAAGCCGCCTGATGAAAAAGCTCAACCAAGCCGCTAAATAACTCCGCTTTTTATTTGCGTTTTTCACCTTCCTTTGTGTATTGACAGGGAAGGTGTTTTTGATTTATTATGTAGAACAAGTGTTCTTATGCGGGGACAGAGTTGACTTTGAAACTGACCACCAGACAGCGGGCTATGATAGATTTTATTGCCCGTTTCCGCCGCCGTTACGGATATCCCCCCAGCATACGGGATATTGTAAACGGCTGTAATATCAGCTCTACCTCTGTGGTTGATTATAATTTGAAAATCCTGCAGAAAATGGGGCTTATCCGCCGTCAGGCTGAGATATCCCGCGGGATTGAGCTGGTGGGAACGGAAGAAACCGAGGAAGGGCGTATAAGCATACCGGTTATCGGCCAGATTGCCGCCGGTATCCCCATACCCGTTCCCGAATCAGACAGCTTTGCGGTAGTCACTTCTGACGAAAATATAGAGGTGACCGAAGACCTTACCCGCGGCCGGGAGAATATCTACGCTTTGCGGGTTAAGGGCGTCTCCATGATAGAAGATTTGATAAATGACGGAGACCTGGTAATTATGCAGCACACCCAAACGGTAGACAACGGCGAAACGGCTGCTGTCTGGCTGAAAGACCAGAAAGAAGTCACCCTGAAGAAGGTTTATATGGAACCAGGCAGGGTGCGCCTGCAGCCGGCCAACC
This sequence is a window from Dehalococcoides mccartyi 195. Protein-coding genes within it:
- the mazG gene encoding nucleoside triphosphate pyrophosphohydrolase, which translates into the protein MKQPQDLRSFESLQQILHMLRSPEGCPWDRAQTHKSMRDSLLEETYEVLEALDAEDTGRFCGELGDLLLQIVFHAEIGAEAKEFNMGDVIEAINTKLIRRHPHVFSQSKFTSPAEVLHNWEEIKKTERGYDKSMLSGVPKQLPALSYSQEVQGRVARVGFDWKEDEGVLEKLGEEIAEYGSAPTLSEKEKEFGDILFTLANYARRQGIDLESALRGANKRFYSRFEHMEELCRNTGRDISKLSFTEQNELWQAAKKKENGEKAD
- the rpsT gene encoding 30S ribosomal protein S20; the protein is MPNTKSAEKALRVADANRQENRRAKSQVKTSLTKVKKLVDAGSLTEAEAAAVSAQSTLDKAAEKGILHPKNAARRKSRLMKKLNQAAK
- a CDS encoding zinc metallopeptidase — its product is MFLYLLFMLPPLALMLYAQWRVSSSFKKYSKVGNLAGLSGLQAARRLLDEHGLANIQVELTKGKLSDHYDPRAKVLRLSPEVANTASVASIGIVAHEVGHAVQDREFYAPLKVRNSLFPVASFGSQFGFILVLVGLFLYGFSLSFGLPVAWAGVALFAVAVIFSLITLPVEFNASSRAMAMLSGGSLVSVRESAGVKAVLGAAALTYVAALLQAVGQLLYFVLMLVGFGRND
- the lexA gene encoding transcriptional repressor LexA; this translates as MTLKLTTRQRAMIDFIARFRRRYGYPPSIRDIVNGCNISSTSVVDYNLKILQKMGLIRRQAEISRGIELVGTEETEEGRISIPVIGQIAAGIPIPVPESDSFAVVTSDENIEVTEDLTRGRENIYALRVKGVSMIEDLINDGDLVIMQHTQTVDNGETAAVWLKDQKEVTLKKVYMEPGRVRLQPANRTMPPIYTQPDNVEIQGRVIAVIRQMD